Part of the Plasmodium falciparum 3D7 genome assembly, chromosome: 10 genome, atgtataagaataataaaaaaaaaaaaaaaaaaaaaggcaggaaaagaatataaataaataatttttactttaataaatataaatatttttttatctcttCTCTtctcttccttttttttttttttttttttttggtttaattataatatatatttatcatatacattatatatattaacatatatattatatatataataataataataataataataaagaagaaataagtaaatttttaaaatctatataaattaaaataattttaagtATAATGTCGATGGAAAATAATGTAAGTGTATATGTAGAATATTATGACAAgcattaaaaattatacatatatatgaaaaaaaatttatgtttattaatttatttattctattattatatgtatgcatagtatatgttaaataatatatgtgtatatatatttaattcaaAGAATAtgaatcataattataaaacaataaaaagttttataattatatctttaatatgtatatatttaatatatggtgttgcttcttttttttttttttttttgaacaaaaatatatatatatatatatatatatattaatataaattgaaatatattaattttgttaatataataatcttatcataatgaaaagaacaaacatatgtgaatatattattcaacacatatatatatatatatatatatatatatatatatttatatataaatttttattttttagagCCCAAGCAAAGGTTGTAGAGTGTATGTTGGAAATTTACCCTGGAAGGTTACGTGGccaattttaaaaaatcacATGAAAAAGGCAGGAGATGTTGTAAGAGTTGATATTTTTGAAGATACACAAGGAAGATCAAAGGTaaacaaaaagaagaaatatatatattagaagtTCATCCAATttaaaattcatatatttgtatatatataaataaataaataaatatatatatatatatatatatatatatatacaattgtTAATTTTTGATTTCTTTTTAGGGTTGTGGTATTGTTGAATATGCTACATACGAAGAAGCTCAAGAAGCAATCAGCAGCTTGAACGATTCAAAGTTGGaaggtaaaaataaaacaaaacacgtgtatatttaaatatataaaatgttatatttatatgttaatatgaACATttgcttctttttttattttctcccccaccatacaaatatatataaaatatatatatatacatatttatttatttatatatatatatatatatatatatatattttttttttttttttttttttttccttctgaATACAAATTTATTATCCTACCCTTTTAGATCGCCTAATTTTCGTGAGGGAAGATAGAGAAGAAAATTCTGGTAATTTCGAAAAGAGAAAATTCAACAACGTAAGAAAAGATAAATTTTACGAGTCAAGGAGAAGAAGAGATTATGACTACAGGAAGGAATACAGAAGGGATGATTACAGAAGAGATTTTAGAAGAGATGAATTTAGAAGAGGAGGTGGTGAATTTAGACGAGATTATAGAAGAGATGAATTTAGAAGAGGTGGTGGCGAATTTAGAAGATCTAGTAAGAGAAATTGTACCTTGATTGTTTATAATTTACCTCCACAAGTAACTTGGAAAGAATTAAAAGATTTATTTAGAAAACATGGAAGAGTTGTAAGAGcagatttaaaaaatgaagataattcTTCCAAAGAATTAATTGGTGTTGTTATTATGGAAAATGAATATGAAGCAAAAAATGCAATCGATGCTTTAAACTTTTGTAACTTTGatggatatatattaaaagttaattatgaaaataacgaataaataaataaaaatatatatatataatatacatgtgTGAATATTgtgttttaatatttatgtgccaaggaaaaatttatatatatatatatatatatatatatgtagatttatttatttatatatatagtgaacaatctttatatattttcatataatatgttcAAGTGATATGATTTTATAAGGGGAAGaactatttattatatatacatgcatatatatattaataaaaataacataaggatataaaattttcttaaattttcttctttttttttttttttttttcttattatatactcatttaacataatatatatatatatatatatattttttatatgtttatattttttatatacatatatttttatgttatgtgaatatattttttaatttcaagcaattcatatatatttgtatttcaaattttttataaatttataaaaaaagaaaaagaaataatataaataatattatatatatatatacatatatatatatatatatatatatatgaaataaattaaaaattcataaataaaaaaaattttcattttaaaatttatttttaatatataatattgtatatatatatatatatatatatatatatataatatatataatataaatatatgataggtttttaaaaaaatataattaatacctgagaaatttaaaatattatggaTTGTTATTAATCAGCTagcttttttttataatttatatattttttttttttttataatttattttattttatttcactttttttttttttttttttttttttacaaatggaataattttatttttaaagtaATTCTTTCTAAATAAGTTGTTTTAAacataaaagaaatacataaaaaaataaagacaaTTTTAActataacaataattataaaatgtccacataataaaataaaaaaaattatactatatgtatataatatatacgatattttttttttttcttattttatgtGTAAATGTGTAACCTGAACAagtcataattttttttattttaaaatgagaatataataaatattatatatatgttatatattatatatatatatatatatatatatatata contains:
- a CDS encoding single-strand telomeric DNA-binding protein GBP2, putative translates to MSMENNSPSKGCRVYVGNLPWKVTWPILKNHMKKAGDVVRVDIFEDTQGRSKGCGIVEYATYEEAQEAISSLNDSKLEDRLIFVREDREENSGNFEKRKFNNVRKDKFYESRRRRDYDYRKEYRRDDYRRDFRRDEFRRGGGEFRRDYRRDEFRRGGGEFRRSSKRNCTLIVYNLPPQVTWKELKDLFRKHGRVVRADLKNEDNSSKELIGVVIMENEYEAKNAIDALNFCNFDGYILKVNYENNE